The following proteins come from a genomic window of Microtus ochrogaster isolate Prairie Vole_2 chromosome 7, MicOch1.0, whole genome shotgun sequence:
- the Zcchc10 gene encoding zinc finger CCHC domain-containing protein 10 → MATPMHRLIARRQAEANKQHVRCQKCLEFGHWTYECKGKRKYLHRPSRTAELKKALKEKENRFLQQSIGETNVERKSKKKRSKSVTSSSTSSSDSSASESSSESETSASSSSEDSDSDDSRSSSSSSAYTSSSSSSSDSDSDSSSSSSSSCNTESSSDDEPPKKRKKK, encoded by the exons ATGGCGACTCCCATGCATCGGCTCATAGCTCGGAGACAAGC TGAAGCCAATAAGCAACATGTAAGATGTCAGAAATGCTTGGAATTTGGACATTGGACATAtgaatgcaaaggaaaaagaaagtaccTGCACAGGCCTTCCAGAACAGCGGAGCTGAAGAAagctttaaaagagaaagaaaatagattcttgCAGCAAAG CATTGGAGAGACTAATgtagaaagaaagagcaagaagaagAG GTCTAAAAGTGTCACAAGTTCCAGTACCTCGAGCAGTGACAGTTCAGCCAGTGAGTCTTCATCAGAGAGCGAGACATCTGCCTCATCCTCCTCAGAGGACAGTGACTCAGATGACAGCCGCTCTAGCTCCTCCTCCTCAGCTTAcacctcctcatcttcctcctcctcggaCTCAGACTCGGactccagctcctccagcagcAGCAGTTGCAATACAGAGAGCAGCTCTGATGATGAGCCGcccaagaagaggaaaaagaaatag